The genome window TGAACGTGGACCAGCTCATGGCCACCATCGAGCAGATCAAGCAAAGCCGGAGATGGCACTGTTCAAATTCCGCGCCGCCAACCAATGGGTGGGGGGGACCCACAACCAGGCAACCATCAGGGATTTCTACGGGGCCGGCGCCGAAGACGACACCCGGAAGCCGATGGTGTTCGACCTGGACGAGCCGCCGGTGCTGCTGGGGGACAACCGGGGCGCCAACCCGGTGGAATACCTCCTGGTTGCCCTGTCGGGCTGCCTCACGACGAGCCTGGTGGCCCATGCGGCGGCCCGGGGCATTGCGCTGCGGGGGGTGAAATCCCGGTACGAGGGAGATATCGACCTGCGGGGCTTCCTGGGATTGTCAGAAGAGGTGCCGGCGGGATACCGGGAAATCCGGGTCTTCTTCTCCATCGACGCGGACCTGACCGACGGGCAGAAGGAGGAACTCATCCGGATGGCTCAGAAATATTCGCCGGTGTACAACACCGTTGCCAAGCCGGTGCCGGTTTCGGTCCTGCTGGACCGGGGCTGACCGCCCCGCCCCCCTATGCGGGTGGTCCCGGTCGGGGTCGGGATGCGCGGTGGCACCCGAAAAAGTGATTTCAACCACTACCCTTCCGCCAGACTCTCGTCCAGTTCCCGACAGACCGCCTCCATCACCCCGTAGCGCCTAAAAAATCTTTCAAAACAACACACTACATGCTGCACGCCAACTGTCACGGAGGACCGCGACCCCCGTGGTCATGGGGCCTGACCATTTGATTGTTTGCCAGGACCGGGTATGCTTCTCATGACATTCGCCATTCGGGAAGAAGACAGAGGCCACCATGATCATCACCACCACACCCACCATCGAGGGAAAGCGGATCGTCCGCTACTGCGGCGTCGTTGCCGGCGAGGCAATCCTCGGCGCAAACCTGTTCAAGGATCTGTTCGCCAATATCCGCGACATGGTGGGCGGTCGGTCGGCCACCTATGAGCGGGAATTGCAGCGGGCGCGCGACATTGCCCTGCGGGAGCTGGCAGAGCGGGCCGAGGAACTGGGGGCCACGGCCGTGGTGGGGGTCGATCTGGACTACGAGGTCATGGGACAGGGGAACGGGATGCTGATGGTCTCGGCCAGCGGTACGGCGGTGGTGGTCGAGTAGAGAGGGAGAGGACGCATGGCGGAGGGGTTCAAGGACTATTTTTCGGACACGTCCGATGCGTACCGCACCTATCGCCCCGACTACCCGGACGGGCTCTTCGAGTGGCTTGCCGGACTGCCGCCCCGCCGGGACGCCGCCCTCGACTGCGGCTGCGGCACCGGCCAGGCATCGGTGGCCCTTGCCCGCTACTTTCCCCGGGTCCATGCGGTGGACCCCAGCGCCGACCAGATAGCCAACGCCATCTCCCACGAGGGGGTGGTGTACCGCGTGGCTCCGGCTGAACAGACGGGACTGCCCGGTGCGAGCGTGGATCTGGTGGTGGCCGCCCAGGCGCTCCACTGGTTCGACTTCGACCGGTTCTATCCGGAGGTGCGCCGGGTCGGACGGCCCGGTTCCGTGTTCGCCGCCTTCAGCTACGGCCTGCTCTCCATCGACGCGGATCTCGACCGGATCATCGGCCGGTTCTACCACGAGGTGATCGGCCCCTACTGGCCCCCCGAACGGACCCACGTGGACAACGGCTACCGCGCCATCCCCTTCCCGTTTCCTGAAATCGCGGCGCCCCCCTTTGCCATGGAAGCCCGCTGGGAACTGGAGCACCTGATCGGCTACCTGGAAACCTGGTCAGCGGTCAGGGAGTACCGGCGGCGGCGCGGTGTGGACCCGCTGGCAGCGCTTGCCCGGAAGGTGCGTAACGCCTGGGGTGCCCCGGAGGTAACAAGGACTATTGCCTGGCCCCTGGTACTGCGAGTGGGACGCATCGGGTAGGACAGTGTCAGCCCTGCCGGTGCGGTATGGATGCCAAGGCTTCCTTGAGGTCCGCCAGGGCCTGCTCGATCTCCGCCACGTTCGCCTCGATCTCCTGCAACTCGCCGTTCACGTCCAGTCTGTCGGCAAACTCCTTGATGACCGCCATGTACCCTGCCAGCAGCTCATTGACCCGCGACGTCTCGATATGCGTCATGTGGTGCCTCCTTACGGTTGTTCCGGCCGCGCCGATCCGCCCTGCGGCCGACGGAAACCAGTATAGCCGGCCTTCCCCTTCTGGCAAGTGCCCCGCAAAAGGGGCACGTTCCCCCTTACAATCGGGCCAGAATGTGATAAAAGATTCTACTGTCGGCCGAAAGGTCAGTCCACTACACGGAGGTGCATGATGTTCAAGGAGTTCAAGGAATTTGCCATGAAGGGGAATGTGGTCGATCTGGCCATCGGTGTGATCATCGGCGGCGCGTTCGGCAAGATCGTCACATCGGTGGTCAACGACATCGTAATGCCTCCCATCGGCCTCCTGATGGGCAAAATGGACTTCTCCAACCTCTTCGTCGACCTGTCGGGCAAGGGCTACGAGAGCCTCAAGGCCGCCAAGGACGCAGGCGCGCCGGTCATCAGCTACGGCGCCTTCATCAACACGGTCCTGGACTTCGTCATCGTGGCCTTCGTGATCTTCCTGGTGGTCAAGCAGATCAACCGCCTGAAAAAGGAGCCGGTGCCCGCCCCGCCCGACACCAAGGAGTGCGCCTTCTGCTGCTCCGCCATCCCCCTCAGGGCCACCCGCTGCCCCCACTGCACGTCGGAACAGAAATAGCTTCATCCGGGCGGCGGCACGCTTACCGCTCCCGTGGCGTGACGAGACGAAAAAAGGGCGCTCCCGACGGAGTGCCCTTTTTTCATTGCCAACCTCTGCCGATGAGCGCGGCGCTACTGAACCGGCCGCATCCCCTCGGCCACCACCTCGGCGATGTCCTTCACCCGGGTCTGGCCCGCCTGCTTGTCCTTGAGCCCGTCCTCGAACATGGTCATGCAGTAGGGGCAGGCAACGCAGATGGTGTCGGGATGCTTGGCAAGGGCCTCGGTAACCCGGTTCAGGTTGATCCGGGTGCCGGTCTGCTCCTCCATCCACATGCGGCCGCCGCCGGCGCCGCAGCAGAACGAATCCTCCCGGGCCCGGTCGAACTCGGCCGGGGCCGCTCCGGTGACCGCGGCCACCACTTCCCGCGGGGCCTCGTAGACGTCGTTGTGCCGCCCCAGGTAGCAGGAGTCGTGGAGGATGATCTTCCCCAGATCGCTCACCCGGCGGTCCAGTTTCAGCCGGCCCTCGGCCAGGAGCTGCCGGATCAGTTCCGCGTGGTGGATCACCTCGAGCTCAATGCCGTACTGGCGGTAGTCGTTCTTGAGGGTGGTGAAGCAGTGGGGGCACTGGGTGATGACCTTGGTCACCCCCCGCTCCCGGAAGAGGGCCGCATTTTCACGGGCCATCCGGTCGAAGACGTACTCGTTCCCCAGGCGCCTGAGGCTGTCGCCGCAGCACTTCTCGTCCTTGCCGAGTATGCCCCAGGAAACGCCGGCCGCGTCGAGGATCGTTGCCAGGTTGACCGTCACCTGCTTGCTGCGGGAGTCGAAGGAGCCGGCGCACCCCACGTAGAGGAGGTACTCGGTCTCGCCTCTGGCAAAGGGCTTCACCTCCAGGAGGGACGCCCACTTGGTCCGCTCGCCTGGGGCGATGCCCCAGGGGTTGGAGCGTTGCTCCATGTTCTCGAAGAGGTTCAGGAGCTCTTCCGGGAACCGGGCCTCCATCTCCACCAGGTGGCGCCGCATCCCCACGACCTTTGGCAGGTGCTCGATAAAGACCGGGCAGGCCTCCATACAGGCCCCGCAGGAGGTGCAGGCCCAGATGGCCTCCTCGGACACGCTCCCAGGGCCGCCGTCGCCGATGAGCGGCAGGGTCGGCACCCCGCCCCGCTTGAGAAGCGGTCCGTTGGCCAGAAGGTTCACCTTGATGTCGTTCACCACCTGGCGGGGATTCAGGGGCTTGCCGGTGATGTTGGCGGGGCAGACCTGCTGGCAGCGTCCGCACTTGGTGCAGGCAAAGGGATCGAAGAGATCCTTGACGGTGAACCGGTCCACCTGGCCGACGCCGAAGGTGCGCCCCGCCTCGAAGACTTCGGGGAGCTGGGTGTTGGGCTTGATCCCGGTATGGAGGAAACAGTTGGCAATGGCCGTGAAGACGTGCAGGTGCTTGGTGAAGGGGATCAGCACCGTGATGAAGGAAAGGAGCGCGCCGGCGTGGAGCCACCAGTAGAAGTTGAAGGTGGCCCCGATGTGCTTGGGCGTCAGATCGGCCAGGAATTCACCGAAGAAGGAGGCGACCGGCATGAAGGCTGCGGCCCGCTCCTCGCCCCGGGCGATCTCGGCGGCGCTCACTCCGAAAAAGGCGATCATGTGAACGGCGATGAGCAGGAGGATCAGGTATGATTCGAAACTGCGGGCCTCGGGATAGGGGGGAAAGAAGGTCCGCCGCACCAGGGCGATGACGATGGCTGCCAGCGTGAGGGCCGACATGATGTCCGACAGGAACCGGATCGGCACGTAGAGGGCATCGGGCAGCGCCGACAGGCGGGCCGCCGGGAAGACCCCGCTCACCACGAATTCCACGTTCACGAAAACCAGGACCATACAGGCCCAGAAGATGACCAGGTGGTTCAGGCCGAAGAATTTATGGAGCACCCGCTTCTGGACGAAGGCGTACAGCAGCATCTCCCTGAGCCCCTCGCCGATCCCCCGGAACGTGTAGCCGGGACGGCCAAGGGCAATGAGGCTCAGCTT of Geobacter anodireducens contains these proteins:
- a CDS encoding SAM-dependent methyltransferase: MAEGFKDYFSDTSDAYRTYRPDYPDGLFEWLAGLPPRRDAALDCGCGTGQASVALARYFPRVHAVDPSADQIANAISHEGVVYRVAPAEQTGLPGASVDLVVAAQALHWFDFDRFYPEVRRVGRPGSVFAAFSYGLLSIDADLDRIIGRFYHEVIGPYWPPERTHVDNGYRAIPFPFPEIAAPPFAMEARWELEHLIGYLETWSAVREYRRRRGVDPLAALARKVRNAWGAPEVTRTIAWPLVLRVGRIG
- a CDS encoding mechanosensitive ion channel protein MscL, with product MFKEFKEFAMKGNVVDLAIGVIIGGAFGKIVTSVVNDIVMPPIGLLMGKMDFSNLFVDLSGKGYESLKAAKDAGAPVISYGAFINTVLDFVIVAFVIFLVVKQINRLKKEPVPAPPDTKECAFCCSAIPLRATRCPHCTSEQK
- a CDS encoding electron transfer flavoprotein, whose amino-acid sequence is MHPNPAVFAPLLLASLAFFVWSLYRKLSLIALGRPGYTFRGIGEGLREMLLYAFVQKRVLHKFFGLNHLVIFWACMVLVFVNVEFVVSGVFPAARLSALPDALYVPIRFLSDIMSALTLAAIVIALVRRTFFPPYPEARSFESYLILLLIAVHMIAFFGVSAAEIARGEERAAAFMPVASFFGEFLADLTPKHIGATFNFYWWLHAGALLSFITVLIPFTKHLHVFTAIANCFLHTGIKPNTQLPEVFEAGRTFGVGQVDRFTVKDLFDPFACTKCGRCQQVCPANITGKPLNPRQVVNDIKVNLLANGPLLKRGGVPTLPLIGDGGPGSVSEEAIWACTSCGACMEACPVFIEHLPKVVGMRRHLVEMEARFPEELLNLFENMEQRSNPWGIAPGERTKWASLLEVKPFARGETEYLLYVGCAGSFDSRSKQVTVNLATILDAAGVSWGILGKDEKCCGDSLRRLGNEYVFDRMARENAALFRERGVTKVITQCPHCFTTLKNDYRQYGIELEVIHHAELIRQLLAEGRLKLDRRVSDLGKIILHDSCYLGRHNDVYEAPREVVAAVTGAAPAEFDRAREDSFCCGAGGGRMWMEEQTGTRINLNRVTEALAKHPDTICVACPYCMTMFEDGLKDKQAGQTRVKDIAEVVAEGMRPVQ